TTGCGCTCCACGGTTTCGAGTTCGCCCTTGCGCACGTTGACCGACAGGCCGCAGCCCTCGGATGCATCGGCCCCCGCGTCGCTGGCGCCCAGCTTCCTGGCGTGGGCCAGAGCATGGTCCACCAGGCCTTCGAAGAATTCACGGGTGTAGCTGAAGCCGCTCTCGGGCCGGGCTGCGTGCTGCGCCGGGGCGGCGCTCTTGGCGCGGGTGCTGGGTGTGTTCATAGCGGCGGCTATGATACTTGCCGCCCCGCGCTCCTGCGCGGCATACGCCCTTGCCAGGGCCTGTTTCCGCCCCTGCCCCACCATGTCACGCAAACCCCAAAAAGGCTATTTTGTGAAGGGCCACTTCGTTGCCGAGGGCAGCGAGCTGGACCTGCAGCTCAAGGCCGAGCTCAAAGGCACGGCCGGCGCCACCAAGACCGACCTCAAGCGCGAGATGGAAGCGCTGCAGGCGCTGGGCACCGAGCTGCTCACGCTGCGCGCGGACCTGCTCGCGCGCCTCGATCTGCCCGAGAAGCTGCAGGAGGCGCTGGACGAGGCCCGGCGCATCACCAACTTCGAGGGCAAGCGCCGGCAGATGCAGTTCGTGGGCAAGCTGATGCGCAAGCTCGAGGACGACACCGTGGCCGCCATCCGGGCGGCGCTGGA
This region of Alicycliphilus denitrificans K601 genomic DNA includes:
- the yjgA gene encoding ribosome biogenesis factor YjgA, with translation MSRKPQKGYFVKGHFVAEGSELDLQLKAELKGTAGATKTDLKREMEALQALGTELLTLRADLLARLDLPEKLQEALDEARRITNFEGKRRQMQFVGKLMRKLEDDTVAAIRAALDEQRSGSAAEKLALHQAEHWRDRLIAADDALPQWLEQFPDTDTQQVRALIRQARKDAPPEDKAAVSQGLAPRKGRAYRELFQLVREHMARAQAHNEASSETHHEEPRP